In the genome of Planococcus donghaensis, the window CGATGGAAGTTCGAATTGATGGCAAGTTAGGCTTTGGTGTAACTGCGAAAGATGTCATCCTTGCGATTATTTCGAAATTTGGTATCGATATGGGTACTGGATATGTCATGGAGTACACGGGCGAAGCAGTTCGTAATTTAACAATGGAAGAGCGCATGACTATTTGCAATATGTCTATTGAAGCTGGTGCGCGTGCAGGTTTGATTAGCCCAGATCAAACAACAATCGAGTATTTAAGAGGACGTCGACATGTACCTGAAGGCGAAGCGTTTGAACAGGCAACTGATCGTTGGCTAGCTCTTGCAACAGACGAAGGCGCGCAGTACGATGCGACCGTTTCAATTCATGCAGATGAAATTTCTCCATTCGTTACATGGGGCACAAACCCGTCAATGGGCTCAGGTATAGCTGAACGTGTGCCGTCTGCTGCAGATTACGATAAGCAGTCAGATAAAGACGCATTAAAGCAAGCATTGGCTTATATGCACTTAGAAGAAGGAATGCCGCTTTCATCGATTGCGATTCAACACGTCTTTATCGGTTCTTGCACAAATGCGCGTCTTAGTGATTTGCGTGCTGCAAGTGAAATCATTAAAGGGAAGAAAGTGCATCCGTCTGTAACGGCAATTGTTGTTCCTGGATCTGAAACGGTAAAACGTGCTGCTGAACAAGAAGGATTGGACCAAGTGTTTCTTGAAGCGGGCTTTGAATGGCGTGAGACAGGTTGCAGTATGTGCCTAGCGATGAACGAAGACTCAGTACCTGCGGGTGAAC includes:
- the leuC gene encoding 3-isopropylmalate dehydratase large subunit, giving the protein MAKTIIEKIWEQHVVFEEQGKPDLLYIDLHLLHEVTSPQAFEGLRLNGRKVRRPDLCFATMDHNVPTRNRNTITDPISRKQIKTLQDNCDEFGVPLAGINHPDQGIVHVIGPELGLTQPGKTIVCGDSHTSTHGAFGALAFGIGTSEVEHVLSTQTLWQSKPKTMEVRIDGKLGFGVTAKDVILAIISKFGIDMGTGYVMEYTGEAVRNLTMEERMTICNMSIEAGARAGLISPDQTTIEYLRGRRHVPEGEAFEQATDRWLALATDEGAQYDATVSIHADEISPFVTWGTNPSMGSGIAERVPSAADYDKQSDKDALKQALAYMHLEEGMPLSSIAIQHVFIGSCTNARLSDLRAASEIIKGKKVHPSVTAIVVPGSETVKRAAEQEGLDQVFLEAGFEWRETGCSMCLAMNEDSVPAGERCASTSNRNFEGRQGAGSMTHLVSPVMAAAAAIEGHLTDVRNYMEEPVASV